The genomic window aagaaacagaagcgacgTTGGGGGaaataatcgcacaaggaagtgatgaagttgcgtcatttctcaacgagACCGATGGTCGGGAAGGAAtggatgaagaagagggctatgttcatgatggcttcgacccattaatgccgctacaagaagaggactatgttcatgatggctccggtgacacaatggaggtacaagaaggagaccgtgctgactgctccggtcaccgaaccgagtccggccaggtatatatatattagttaagcccgtgctgactagttaattgatgcatccattgttttggtatatgtacacatattaattactctcgtctttcttccttataatttctagccctccggatcgagcacaacttcggtaaggagacaaggcccgaagaaaaagttgagctaggatgaaaagtttgagatcatagaaatcgcgcccgacggcgaaccgattgaacccatctggataaggaaggcattttctgctcagtgcagggttcttgttagggacaagatcccatcagcatccagcaatggtataagcctgctaagGACGAAGACCCTGatgtgtcttatgtcaatgatatgcagaaagaagatctttggactgagctgaaggcaaatttcaccctaccgccagaggaggatccggagaagccagttaaagagcaattaatcaagtcttgtgctcttaagaagatggcaaccctaatgatgaggtggaggaaagagctgaaccagtttgtcgagaaaaaaagacaccagaattcatcggcaaatatgagaagataaaagatcactggcccgcatttgtggctcacaagacatcggaaaagagtaagaagatgtcggcgacaaacaagcaaaatgctgtgaagaagaagcttcaccatcgcacggggtcaggtggctacctcaaagcccggcctaagtggtccaaggctgagcatgatctgcttgaaaaagggatcgaaccagagacaatgcgctggccagaccgttgtcggacttggttcttcggggctggcggaaccttggaccctgtaacagggaagtgtcagtggacggacgagcaactgcaaacaccagtcaagaaccttcgacactatatcgatgcagcgcggcaagggacgttccttccaaacagggagaaggacgagctcacaatggcccttgggaatcctgagcaccctagacggacacgaggcacgccaggctccattccgtggaaggtaggttttccggacgcggggggttacaaaacccacgagaggaggaagaaactggagcaggaccaaatgcaggcgctgcacgaaatggtaatggggctagaggaacgagaagaggtacgagaagcagcagatcgcaacaaacgacctgccgaagcttcccccgaagctaccccgccatctcagtggagaagcagcgtggcttccaccgagctgcttcagccggagcatgtcttgacggctcctgccagctatcccgtggatggtatcacggagtctcaaaattgccacattatggcgcgatggatgaatttgaaggtcaaggcggctgttggccaagtttatcctagtggacccggcacaacttatcactgctaGCCGATTcgagaaggatatgctaaggtgatggtggatgaaataacggagggatttgaggacctcgtgcttcaccaccctaccggtgaaggggagactaggctgggttctgctctgaagactccatgcctatggcggaaggagctcatcaaccttctgaactggacgcctccgcctcctccggcgagtcagggcactccgcctcctcctccggcgagtgacgatcagggcacgcgtggcagcactccgcctcctcctccgacgagtgacgatcagggcacgcgtggcggcactccgcctccttctccggcacgcggcggcactccgcctcctcctcctccgcctcgccagcaagggcggaagagacccgccgccgccccggctgctccggcgcgtcgtagtccttctcctccgcctcgtaagcaagcacgaaagaagacagacgccgcagccgctccgtctgctccggcgtctagcagcacaagaagaggagagaggcaatacagatacggtccacctctaaagcctctagagaagttaccgtacaagAGAACCGAGGAGGAAAACAATATGATCGTGCAGGCCCACGTGAAgaagttctttgaaggggtgaaagcaaagagacatccacccccggaggagaaggtagatccggtgaaagcaaagcgcactctcgatgccctgaggaaaccaccaaagtctccgccaagaaccaactatgagcgcattactgaacagacatatctccaagccaagcggtcgggaactactgtcggtgataaaaggttaaaagaacgagcaaaggggaaaaaattgcccagctcagcgaacaagcacagcaatcgtgcccccctctCAATGTGTCTAatcctccggggacggtggccggttatggcaatcttgaagattacctgcctgacgatgcacttcctgatttcatggaggtggacgaattcagatacgagtacgggaagcctctcgtcaaagatgaaaaatctctgacaacaatgatgcgaagattccatagttggtacatgaaaacctgcagagagtctgaggggaagaacagtttgtatctgaacattaaagaggagcacgacctcgtttcaaatgatctgtcgtgtgttccatttgaggagttcttcgagttcttcaatcaaaaggccctcgataaattaatggtcttttgctactgcctgtaagtactatttctgtcattaagtctctctatatagctcggctctttcattgcatgtatttataattaattatcctcaatatattatgcagattgaagattgtcgagtgcaaaaaacaagaaatttatgatattgggttcattaacacaaatatcatagatgtatttctggttgaaaagcacgtcgaagaggccgaggacaagttgctacaatcgttgatcaaaaatcaaaacaaagataccatactctttccttacaacggcccgtgagtgttactgtcgtgtgcatattcggtttcccttattactcgagcaaggttatagtaatgtaattgatgagttatgcatgcgtgcgcaagtACCACTATATttttctggagattaagcttgagcgtggactagtaactgtcttagactcgagacggaaagatcccgaaacctatgcggacatcactgaaatgctcagcaagtaagttcaatcgatcattatcgcaccatatcggcaactttttgttcatttcctgatatctcaagtaataataattattttctttgtcttgcagggtttagaataagttcaccgcacaagctccgggactgccgaaagagctgcgatatacatacccgaaagtaagtactactggctagctagttgcgcgcatctcccgttgattctatagctatactttcatcaatgccatttataatgttttattatcagtttgattgacctctatttctcgtaaagtgcttgtggcaggaggaagggaatgatttctgtggatactacgtgtgcgagttcatccacaacgcgactttaaaaaacaagcggggctactctagaagacaatatgaaatgcgtaagcaataatattcacaatttcattttattacaccatcatttctgttgagtttcattcatatatatgtattaattaaccccctttttcaaattagacgtggcagatgcgggatgaactcctagaaccagatcgcatgaaagcaattcaagaggaattggcgggattctttcttgaacacgtcatcagtaaagccggagaataccatgtggaaattgatttcaaatgctaggggtttgtaatcaagagatcttatacatattgtacatgtatgtagctagtaaaaaacttgttgttcgaccaatctctcggagaaggagaggtcgatcgatcacttctctcggtatgcatgacgaacttctgtactgaatggttctctcgatcacttctctcggtatgcatgacgaacttctgtactgaatggttctctcgatcacttatgtatatatactacgtagcgtcgaccaagcacgaacataagagaggacacttctctctattaattagctagctaacacaatatacgaaacacctaaattaaccccccaaaacccccaaccctcctcctttcaaaaaaacaaaaacaaaaaccccagccactgaaatgcagACGCATGAATGTCTTTTGGTTCCGATtggggccaccaaccgggaccaaaggccccctaaCTGGGCTCGACGCACAGgaccacgtggaggcacattggtcccggttcgtgtttgaaccgggactaatgggtgaaggtattagtaacgactcattagtcccggttcatgaaccgggactaaaggccttacgaaccgggactaataggtgtttttctactagtgccgggACTATGCCTCGGTAGAAGCCACGAGGACCTTCCTTTTGAAGGATTTGGCGGATGGTCCCAGTTATGCTTGATTTTTCAATTTGTGATGTCCCAGCCGCCCCGTGTAGTTGCATCCGTGATCTGTTCTTTGTGTCCATTGGTACTTAACAGGAAGTCAGGCACCGAAATGAAAAAAAAGGGCTTAATGGACAACTAATCAACGCCAGGGGCCTGGACAGAAAGGAGAAGAAAAGAGTGGAAGGTCCCGCTTACAAAGAAAAGGGCACAACCGCATAAGCAAAAAGTTCCCAGGGGCGTATCTGTAAGGAACTCAGGGACCAGCGCGCAAAATCTCGAAAAAATTTggaccatttctcgatttgtgcgtgtcatccttgcgcaggggccatgctaatcttctctgtatCGTTCCAATTTTATCGGATGTCCCCGAAGGGACGAGAGAGATGCAGGAGCTGCGCTTATAAACCGGTTTGAGGCTCTGTCGCTAGGCGATGTGGTACTATTCTGGAGTTCGCTGCTGTCTCCCTGTCCCGCGAGCCGCAGGAACCGCGGGGGTGGCACAAATGGGCCGGTAGGTCGCGACTGCGTGCAGGGTGGTTCTTCCTCTGACGGCCCAACTTGGGAGCGAACTGGCACATACAATCACACCAGGCCCAGTtctcaaaacaaaaaaaatcagacCAGGCCCTATGCTAGTGGCAGGTTACgctcaaacaaaaagaaaaaaatagtggCAGGTTTCTCAACCCAAAAAAAAAAACACATTACTGCAGCCGCAGATAGAATGTCGCTCTTGATCTGAGATGCATCATGAATTCATGATATTACTCCTAATCTCCAACACTTCTTACTACTTCCTCTGTTTCTAGTTTATAAGGTGCACACGTTTATGAGAATCAAGTTTGACCATGAATTTTACAAAGGAAATGCGCGCTATGTGACCTAAATTATTCCACTAAATTCATATATTTGAAAGTGCTACCATcgcaaaaaaaaattatttttgaaaGTAGTTTTCAATGTAATTTGAAGGCACACATGATTCACCTTATAAACTATGGAATGGAATAACTAATACaggaaaatcacaaaaaactgcTAAGTTTAAAAAACTGTTGAAAATATCATGGAAGTGGAGAATGGATATAAACTTAGCATTGCCAATTTTGCATTACTAATATTTGAATTTTGTGCAAAAATCACATGATGAATTTCCACGCAACAAATGTATGCAACGCGCGTTCCAGCAATTCTAGACCTCTGGTTGAGGCACTCTCCCTTTGACAAGTTGAATGTATACCCCATCATTATGTTCTTTCTATCTCTGTAGCACTTTTAGGCTGAACTGACGAACAGATATGTATCATGTCTCAGCTGCAAGTTAACTGTCAAAAGTTATCTCTTCTTTATACAACTGCAGCCACATTTGATGCTTCCACGAAAACATAATGCTGCAGCTGAAATTACACAGAATCCATTAAACCTTTGGAGTTTTCTCCTTGCAAATGGCATTACATTCCACGACGAATCAGAGCACAACGCTCACAGGAAAACAGATCCAATCGTTTGCTCTTTAATTAGCCtatatggtactccctccgttccaaaatagatgacccaactttgtactaaagttagtataaagttgagtcatctattttggaacggagggagtacaacataacCTCGGGTAAAGCTTGCTTTATCCTACCAACACCTACAAAACTGCCTGGCAAGGCATGTTGTAATCACTCTCATACACTGTAGTCTTACAGTAGTAACCTAGGGCGGCAAAAAAGGTAATGCAACCTTAGTTCTCATCATCCCCATCAATGCTGGAGAGCATGCTCTTCAATACCTCATAGGTCATGAAGGCGATTCCAACGCTAGGAACAACCTTCAGGTACTCCGGGACTATGCCTCGGTAGAAGCCACGAGGACCTTCCTTTTGAAGGATTTGGCGGATGGTTCCAGTTATGCTTGATTTTTCGATTTGCGATGTCCCAGCCGCCCCGTGTAGTTGCATCCGTCGCTTTACAAGATCAAGAGGAAATGTAGCTGCAATATTGAATGTACCATTTACCAACGGAGATTGGAATTACATGATTCGAGTCATGTAAGATATACAACAATTAGGATGATTAGGTATTAAAGGCCACTTACCTGTCGACGCTGCAATACCAGATAGACTCCCAGAAAACAAGCTCACAACGGCATTGGAATCATTCGGCCTGATGCATATAAGCCCACAGCCATCAGATTGAATCCGACATAatagagatggaagaagccaaggGAATATTCAGCAAAGCTAAATAATGATGTTCACCTTTCCATTTGCCAATGAGACCTCAAGGATTCATAAACATAAAAGCTGATTGCTATACCCGGTCCAACTCCCTGTAACTCGTAAAAGTTACTGGCAAGTCAACTCAAAAACCATTCTCAGTAGAAGCATGCGGCTTACCAATAATGTGGCCCCAAGGCCTTTATACAATCCTCTGCCACTCTCTTCTCTACAAATTGTGGACAACGTATGGAAGATGCCCTTGTAATACCTGGTGGTTTTCTACACAAAATTAGACAGGGCAAAGTTAGCTTACCAAATGATGTTCCTTTGGTCTGTAAAAGCTGCATTGCATGAAAGTTGAACCTAAGGATGTTGTAAGTTCTAACTGGAAGTTGGATTGGTTGATTGGTTGAGTTTTATTCACAAAAAGAAGACAAACATCATTGGTTAAGTTGAAATATAAGGCCCAAGGCCTTTATACAATCCTCTGCCACTCTCTTCTCTACAAATTGCAGAGATCGCATGAAAGATGCCCTGGTAATACCTAGTGGTTTTCTGCGGAAAATTAGGAAGGACaaaaaaggacagacccagtgctagAAGCTCCCACACCAGGTGGGGTCTGGGGAAGGATTATACGAGGCAAGCCTTACACCTGcacagtgcaatgcagagaggccgcatcgaacccaggacctcttggcacaagtggggaatacttcaccactgcgccaggcctgtCCTTCTGGAAAATTAGAAAGCACAAGACGAATTAATTAGTTAGCTAGCTTGCTATAAATCATGTTCCTTTGGTCTATAAAGCTGCATTGCGTGAAAATGGAATCTAAGGATGCCCTAACTTCTAACTGGAAGTTAGATTGGTTGATTGATTGGCTAAGGGTTATTCACAGAAAGAAGAAAAGTGTACCTGTGTTGCCAAACGAGTTCGAACAACATCCAACGGGTAAGTTACAGATGCAGCTGTGACTCCCGCTAAACCACCACCAAGTAAACGTACGACACTCACATAATTTGGGTCATCCAGGCCAGGCACCATTCCGAGAAGCTGCAAACGTTATTCAAAAATCATCAAACTATAACGAAAAAGCATAAAGTCATGAACAATCTTACAGGTTAACATACTGAAACTTAGTGCTGACCTTTTTGTATCGCTCATATGAATAGAAGCTCATAGCGGAATAAGGTAATCGATGTACAATGGTGACAAGATTGCCTTTCCAAAATGCCCCAAACCCTTCTTCTCGAACAATACGTGAAGCCTCGTGCAATATACTACACTTCCTTAGAGCTGCAGCATCTGAATGCATACCTGCCACCTGTCGGATCAGTATGTCACAAGCTCGTATAACAAACTTTATCATCAACATATGGGTTATGTGACCCAAAAATAATACTGTTGGGTTCGTATTCAAGAACAATTTTGTAGCTATGAACACCGTATAATACAAAAAAACAACAGCCAAGGTTTAACTTCGGACGATGATTGGACACTAAATAAGCAGAGAGTTGTAAATGgacaacaataatagttcataacTGTCAACCCGGGATATGCAGTTTGGGGCAATCAGTTAAAAGCGAGAGAAGAATCTATACATCGCATTCCGGGAGCTCACTAGATAATATCAGCATCCAAAATCCTTTTGAAAAGCCTACATGTTAAGCCGGAAGAAGCACACCAGCACCTCGAGAAAGGAAATTCTTCCTTCACGCTCAGATAACCACATTAATTGCTACAATCCCAGCGTTTTCCCCATGCTTTTCGGCCCCCAATTCCTTGGATGTCAGGGCACGCGGAATCCCacacgttggggggggggggggggggggggggggggtcctttctGGTCAAATCATGTCCTAGACACAGAATCTCGCGAAATCGAAAGGATTGCTTTAGTTGGTCCTCCCCGGAGCTTCGTGTGCTCTGAAATCCCGCCTCGGGCCACGAATTCGCAGGTGCAGAAGCAAGATGCTACCCTCCCCTGTCCGCTCCGAGCTGCCAATCCGTACACACGAGAACGCCGGAGAAAGGAGGGGCTGTGGGGGAAGCCTTTTATACCTGGAAGAGGATGGTGAGGCGGGCGAGGGGCGCGGTGCAGGTCTTGCTGACGACGCCGGCGAAGCCCCCGGCGGCGAGGTGCGCGGCGGTGCCGATgtggcgctgctgctgctcctggcGGGGGGAGGCCGAGACGGCGCCGCGGCCGTCGAGGCCCACGCCGCCCACCCGCGCCTCGGTCTGCATCGGCGGGCGGGGCGGGGAGGGCGGGACGGGTGGGGATTGCGGCTAGGGTTGGGTCGCTCGCGGGGGCGGTGCGGTGTGGATGGCGGACGgacgcgtgcgtgcgtgcgtgcgtccgCGCTCGGAGTTCGAAAGCGGCGACGGTGCGTACGTGCTGCGTAGCCCGCTCCGCCTCCTCACGTTTATTGTTTTTTTACTACAGCTAGGCGCTAGCCATAGTTTTTCCTTGGGAGACTTTCTTTCGTTTCTTGGGGCCGGGGCCAGTGCTCTTTCTTTTCCTTATATTTTAGCGTCCGGTTTTTTTTAACAGGTACATACACAAGCGCTCAAAGATGCCTTGTAGTCGATAGAAATGTCTTTTCCATTGAGCGCAAATTGCCGAAaaatctgaaataaattcaggataaatgcgagcaccaggacatAAACCCTGGTGGACTGATGATACCACTATCCTTCTAAGAGCATCTCGAGCCGTTCGCCCCCCCtccctcccgggggggggggggggcttgaaaTAGCGCCGCTTGGGGGGCcaaccggcggggggggggggcaagtcaGCCCCCAGCCGCCGATTTCGGCCCAAATTTGACGTGTTTCAGCAGAAATTCAACAAAAACTAATTTTATATAGTTCCTCACAGAAATCAatacaaatcaaatagttcaacgaaGCAAACTCATAATTCAGACACAAATTAAAACCCATAGTTCAACGAAGTAAACTCATAGGTCATCACACATCGAACTAGGagttgcccttgagcctccataggtgctccactagatcttgttgcagttcttgatgcacctgtgggtgtCGGATCTCCTGACACATATTGAGGAAGGCAGCCCATGATGttggtactgttggggaacgtagcagaaattcaaaaaaaatttacgcaacaccaagatcaatctatggagtaatctagcaacgagggggaag from Triticum aestivum cultivar Chinese Spring chromosome 3B, IWGSC CS RefSeq v2.1, whole genome shotgun sequence includes these protein-coding regions:
- the LOC123068525 gene encoding mitochondrial substrate carrier family protein B isoform X2, translated to MHSDAAALRKCSILHEASRIVREEGFGAFWKGNLVTIVHRLPYSAMSFYSYERYKKLLGMVPGLDDPNYVSVVRLLGGGLAGVTAASVTYPLDVVRTRLATQKTTRYYKGIFHTLSTICREESGRGLYKGLGATLLGVGPGIAISFYVYESLRSHWQMERPNDSNAVVSLFSGSLSGIAASTATFPLDLVKRRMQLHGAAGTSQIEKSSITGTIRQILQKEGPRGFYRGIVPEYLKVVPSVGIAFMTYEVLKSMLSSIDGDDEN
- the LOC123068525 gene encoding mitochondrial substrate carrier family protein B isoform X1, with product MQTEARVGGVGLDGRGAVSASPRQEQQQRHIGTAAHLAAGGFAGVVSKTCTAPLARLTILFQVAGMHSDAAALRKCSILHEASRIVREEGFGAFWKGNLVTIVHRLPYSAMSFYSYERYKKLLGMVPGLDDPNYVSVVRLLGGGLAGVTAASVTYPLDVVRTRLATQKTTRYYKGIFHTLSTICREESGRGLYKGLGATLLGVGPGIAISFYVYESLRSHWQMERPNDSNAVVSLFSGSLSGIAASTATFPLDLVKRRMQLHGAAGTSQIEKSSITGTIRQILQKEGPRGFYRGIVPEYLKVVPSVGIAFMTYEVLKSMLSSIDGDDEN